DNA from Mesorhizobium sp. DCY119:
GCGCCCGCGACACCGCCCAAAACGCGACGTCGTGGTTTTCCAGGTGGACGAAGACACCATTAAATCCATCCGCAATCGCGGAACAGGAAGGGCACCCCGCCTTGTAGTCCGGTCCGAACATGAAGTGGTACATGAGAAGCTGCGAGCGTCCTTTGAAGAGGTCTGCCAGCGTGGCATTCCCTTCATCGGTCTCGAAGCTGTATTGCTTGTCGATCCGAACCCAAGGCAGTTCCTGCCGCTGCTGCGCCAGCGTGTCACTGTGCCGCGTCAGCTCCTTTTCCTCCTTGAGCAGTGCTACCCGGGCCTTCAGCCACTGGTCTCGCGAAACGACTTGATGCGGCATGGTCAACCTCCTCTTGTCGAGATGCCTCTTTCCAGTTCGATCCCCTCGCCAATCTCCAATGCGGTCAGGTCTTCGATATGCGTCAGTGCAGCTTTTTCGAAGAAACCTGTTCTGCAGCCATGACATCCAGCCTTTGGAAGCACTTCGGCCAGCCTTGGCTCATATTGTTGAAAGCCGTGTCATTCTTCGGCGTGACGAAGCCGGAGTGGACAAGGCGAAGGCGGGTTCCGTTGTCGACCCTGGACAGGATAAATGTGACGACCGTGTCCAACCGCGAACCATATCCGACGTTTCCGTCATCTCCGCCTTTCCAGGCGTAGGCGAGGCGCTCGTTCGGCACCACCTCCAGCACCTGGCAGCGAATGACACCATCCCACCTGCCTGCCGGCGTCGTCTGAAACGTGAAGTGCCTGCCCTCCACGGGCTCGAACCCCGTCGGCTCCATCATCCAGCGGGCGATCAGATCGCCGGTTGTCAGCGCTTTCCAGATGGTCTGCGGAGCATGCGGAAAGACCTCGTCGACCACAATCTCTTGCGTGCCGGATTTCAATGCAGCGTCGTTCATGGATCGATTTCCTTCAGCAATTCTCGGAGATCTGCAAAGCGCTCGCGCCAGAAGACGCCGTAGTGGCTCATCCAGTCGGCCAGCGGCGCGAGGCCCTCCGGCTGGGCGCGATAATAGACGTTCCGGCCCTCGGGTCGCTCTGCGACCAGACCGGCCTGCTTCAAGGATTTGAGATGCTGGGAGACGGCGCCTTGTGTCACCCCACTCCCCCGCGTCAGTTCGACCACGGTAATCTCGTCGGACTTGACGACCCGCTCGAACACAGCGCGCCGCGTTGGATCGGCGAGTGCGCGCATGACAGCGTTGATGGCAGCGGCTTCGGTCATGAAAAGAGATTAGTATACACTAATTGATTAGTCAAGCCTAATCAGTTTCATCATCTCAAGGGTCGAGTCCGCGCATTACCGCAGACCCCAAACCGGCCAGATATCAGGATTCCAGCTCACCACCCGGGTCGCGCGCGGACATGTTGTCCGCGGCTAGATTCTCGGTCATTTTGTCGATGACCTTCTTGAATGTGGAGATATCCTCGTCTGACAGTCCGCGAAGGGCAATCGCGTCGATCTCCATGTGGATGTCCCTGACCTGTTCGTAGAGGCGCCTGGCCGGGACAGTGAGGTAGATATTGATCTTGCGAATGTCCTGTTTGTTTCGGACCCGAACGATAAGTCCGCTATTCTCCATCTTCTTCAGCGTGTCGGTGGTGGTACCCTCGACGAGCTGGGCCGCCTTTGCCAGTTCACGCTGGGTAACACCGTCCTTTTCCCACAGGCAGCGCAGATAGGTCGACATTGCAACCGTCAACTCCTTGTCGGCTATGCGGTTTTGCAAGGCTATCAATAACTCGCGATGGGCACTCCTCGTTACGAGATTCAGTGAGCGGAAGTGGGGTGTCTGCCTGTCATCGATGGGGCTGCCGCCTTCCAGAGACGGCGCCTGCGTACTGCGTTCGGCCAGCGTTTTGGCCGCACGTCGAAGCTCTTTCGCCATTAAACCTTCTATCCCTCCACCCATTTTTCGCTTCATGTCCGAAGCGTCATGCCGGGCGCGCGCACGCCAAGACGGCGATCTCGCGCGCGCTGCGCCGCTGCGCAACGGCATCTATGATCTTGCCGGCCCTTTCGTCACCGATCACGGGTCCGACCAGCTTGCCGAATTTATCGGCAAGCATACGCCACAGCTTTGCGTCATCACGCTCCAGGCTATCTGCCCGCGCTTCTTCCGTCACAGCACGACCGCTGCGATCTCTCAGCGTAACGCTCGTTTCCCACTCGGGTATATCGTCTGAAGCCCGCACTTCGGTCATCGCCATCAATCGGCGTATCACCGGTAGATCGATCGAGTGTTCGCTGTAGGCCGCGATCGATGAGGTGTCGATCCCGGCAAGTCCAGCAGCCACCGCAAACGGCAGGCTGAGCTTCGCTTCGGCACCCGATCGCGGCGTATGAATTCGACAAAGGCGCTTCACACCCGGCGACACCACGACGTCAATTGCTGAAAGCGCGTCGCTGTCGAAATTCGGCCGCGCGGCATGTGCGGCGGACGCCGCGATAGCGGCCTGGGCGCCACCACAGGCCGCATGGAATTTGAACATGATATCAAGCATTTCAAAATGCGCATTCTGGTCGCCAATCGTGTCATCCCAGATCGGAGCCTGGGTTCGGCT
Protein-coding regions in this window:
- a CDS encoding metalloregulator ArsR/SmtB family transcription factor: MTEAAAINAVMRALADPTRRAVFERVVKSDEITVVELTRGSGVTQGAVSQHLKSLKQAGLVAERPEGRNVYYRAQPEGLAPLADWMSHYGVFWRERFADLRELLKEIDP
- a CDS encoding MarR family transcriptional regulator, coding for MAKELRRAAKTLAERSTQAPSLEGGSPIDDRQTPHFRSLNLVTRSAHRELLIALQNRIADKELTVAMSTYLRCLWEKDGVTQRELAKAAQLVEGTTTDTLKKMENSGLIVRVRNKQDIRKINIYLTVPARRLYEQVRDIHMEIDAIALRGLSDEDISTFKKVIDKMTENLAADNMSARDPGGELES
- a CDS encoding SRPBCC domain-containing protein, whose protein sequence is MNDAALKSGTQEIVVDEVFPHAPQTIWKALTTGDLIARWMMEPTGFEPVEGRHFTFQTTPAGRWDGVIRCQVLEVVPNERLAYAWKGGDDGNVGYGSRLDTVVTFILSRVDNGTRLRLVHSGFVTPKNDTAFNNMSQGWPKCFQRLDVMAAEQVSSKKLH